The following are from one region of the Vitis riparia cultivar Riparia Gloire de Montpellier isolate 1030 chromosome 9, EGFV_Vit.rip_1.0, whole genome shotgun sequence genome:
- the LOC117922703 gene encoding clavaminate synthase-like protein At3g21360 — protein sequence MLQTFGESSIPHQKLYSGAPFPLVLTPGQGAQSLGLSHLTQSIKAHKPWLQSLLHRAGAVLLRDFPVTTASDFNDVVEAFGFAELPYVGGAAPRTKVVGRVFTSNESPPDQKIPFHHEMAQVPEFPSKLFFFCEVEPGTGGETPIVLSHIVYERMKAKYPEFVQRLEERGLMYTRVLGEDDDPSSPIGRGWKSTFLTQDKTTAEKRAAQLGMKLEWMEDGVKTIMGPIPAVKYDESRQRKIWFNSMVAAYTGWEDARNDPVKAVTFGDGQPLPADIIYDCLKILEEECVAVPWQKGDVLLLDNWAVLHSRRPFDPPRRVLASLCK from the exons ATGTTGCAGACTTTCGGAGAGTCCTCCATACCACACCAGAAGCTCTACAGTGGAGCTCCGTTTCCCTTGGTCTTGACGCCTGGCCAAGGGGCTCAGAGTTTGGGCCTGTCTCATCTCACCCAATCCATCAAGGCCCACAAGCCCTGGCTCCAATCGCTGCTCCACAGAGCCGGGGCCGTTCTTCTCAGGGACTTTCCTGTAACCACCGCGTCCGACTTCAACGATGTTGTTGAAGCGTTCGGATTCGCCGAGCTCCCCTACGTCGGCGGCGCGGCTCCCAGGACCAAAGTGGTGGGTCGGGTTTTCACGTCCAATGAGTCACCGCCGGATCAGAAGATCCCCTTTCACCACGAAATGGCTCAG GTTCCTGAGTTCCCCTCcaaattgtttttcttctgtGAAGTAGAACCTGGAACTGGAGGAGAGACTCCGATCGTACTCAGCCACATTGTGTATGAGCGGATGAAAGCAAAGTACCCAGAGTTTGTACAGCGATTGGAGGAGCGAGGATTGATGTATACGCGAGTACTGGGAGAAGACGACGACCCTTCATCTCCAATCGGGCGTGGCTGGAAGTCCACATTCCTGACCCAGGATAAAACCACAGCTGAGAAGAG GGCTGCTCAGCTGGGAATGAAGTTGGAGTGGATGGAGGATGGAGTGAAGACGATAATGGGTCCAATCCCAGCTGTCAAATATGATGAGTCAAGACAAAGGAAGATCTGGTTTAACAGCATGGTGGCTGCTTATACAGGATGGGAAGATGCTCGGAATGATCCTGTGAAGGCGGTGACCTTTGGGGATGGGCAGCCATTGCCGGCTGATATCATCTATGACTGTTTGAAGATTCTTGAGGAGGAATGTGTGGCTGTTCCTTGGCAGAAAGGTGATGTTCTGCTGCTGGATAACTGGGCTGTCCTTCACTCTCGAAGACCCTTTGATCCACCTCGCCGTGTACTGGCTTCACTCTGCAAGTAG